From the genome of Salvia splendens isolate huo1 unplaced genomic scaffold, SspV2 ctg606, whole genome shotgun sequence, one region includes:
- the LOC121790742 gene encoding metalloendoproteinase 3-MMP-like translates to MPSKIFQPISFIFLIFILLAPIGHAKRSTPSDKKTSSLDFFKKLKGCHKGNTTKEIHKLKAYLEQFGYLKYQNKTHATDDDFDDILESALKTYQENYHIKPSGIVDDATISKMITPRCGVPDIVNGTNYMQPRGKKHKSSRSSNIHTVSHYSFFPGRPKWPSTKTHLTYRFLSNVPTYAINPVASAFQKWGSSTHFTFARVQTNQNADLEIGFFRGDHGDGFPFEGNTIAHAFAPPVGKFHYDEDDRWSVGAVAGALHLETVALHEIGHLLGLDHSLEEAAIMYSMIGTGQIKNLHADDIAGIRALYNR, encoded by the coding sequence ATGCCTTCCAAGATTTTTCAGCCCATCTCCTTTATTTTCCTCATTTTCATACTACTTGCTCCAATTGGCCATGCCAAGAGGAGCACCCCAAGTGACAAAAAAACATCCTCTTTAGATTTCTTCAAGAAATTAAAAGGTTGTCACAAGGGAAACACCACAAAAGAGATCCACAAGCTTAAAGCCTATCTCGAGCAATTTGGCTATCTCAAATACCAAAACAAAACCCATGCCACTGATGATGATTTCGATGATATTCTAGAATCAGCCCTCAAAACCTATCAAGAAAACTACCACATCAAACCCTCAGGTATTGTAGACGATGCAACGATATCAAAAATGATAACCCCACGATGTGGGGTACCCGATATCGTTAACGGCACTAACTACATGCAACCTCGTGGCAAGAAACACAAGTCGTCTAGATCGAGCAACATCCACACAGTATCCCACTACAGTTTCTTTCCAGGAAGACCTAAATGGCCATCTACTAAAACCCATCTCACTTATAGATTCTTGTCCAACGTTCCCACATATGCTATAAACCCTGTGGCAAGTGCCTTCCAAAAGTGGGGGTCTTCCACCCACTTCACCTTTGCACGAGTCCAAACCAATCAAAATGCTGATTTGGAAATAGGGTTCTTTAGAGGTGATCACGGAGATGGATTCCCTTTTGAGGGCAACACCATAGCTCATGCATTTGCACCACCAGTTGGAAAGTTCCATTACGACGAAGATGATAGATGGTCCGTTGGGGCAGTTGCGGGTGCTTTACACCTGGAAACTGTTGCGCTTCATGAAATCGGACACCTTTTAGGGCTTGATCATAGTTTAGAAGAAGCGGCAATCATGTACTCTATGATCGGAACCGGACAAATCAAGAACTTGCATGCAGATGATATTGCAGGGATAAGAGCTTTGTACAATCGCTAA